A genomic segment from Nicotiana sylvestris chromosome 1, ASM39365v2, whole genome shotgun sequence encodes:
- the LOC104236865 gene encoding uncharacterized protein isoform X3: protein MFRYLHFSPLLSLLTFEHFVAMAYYYLYSTIPKKPLTSFFISSPHIIFKYSLHKFVPSTTPSLFPSRHRSKYCTWVSAVSCSVAETDEQHHIASNGLVHKEYADLNLSDLFCEDIGNLRIRPHVNPLRRALMIPAEVPNWKEVFRDATLPLMVDIGSGSGRFLMWLAKRNSSSKNFLGLEIRPKLVTRAEYWVNELGLKNVHFISTNAMVSFQRLVSTYPGPLMLVSILCPDPHFKKKHHKRRVVQKPLVESIVNNLAHGGQIVLIQVYLVMVMDGY, encoded by the exons ATGTTCCGTTATCTACATTTTTCTCCCTTATTATCCCTCCTTACATTTGAGCATTTCGTGGCCATGGCTTACTACTACTTATACTCCACCATACCCAAGAAACCTCTAACCTCATTCTTCATTTCCTCTCCCCATATCATCTTCAAATACTCTCTTCACAAATTCGTTCCTTCTACAACTCCATCACTTTTTCCCTCTCGCCACCGTTCCAAGTATTGCACATGGGTGTCAGCTGTTTCATGTTCTGTAGCTGAGACAGATGAACAACACCATATCGCAAGTAATGGACTTGTACACAAAGAATATGCTGACCTTAATCTCTCTGACTTATTTTGTGAG GATATTGGCAATCTTCGAATAAGGCCGCATGTCAACCCTCTGCGACGTGCTCTCATG ATTCCTGCAGAAGTACCGAACTGGAAGGAGGTGTTCAGGGATGCAACATTGCCTCTGATGGTGGATATTGGGAGTG GTAGTGGGAGATTTCTTATGTGGCTAGCTAAAAGAAATTCTTCATCCAAGAATTTTCTGGGATTGGAAATTCGGCCTAAG TTGGTCACACGGGCTGAGTACTGGGTAAATGAGCTGGGTCTGAAAAATGT ACATTTCATATCTACCAACGCCATGGTTTCCTTCCAACGACTTGTATCTACATATCCTGGACCACTGATGCTAGTTTCAATCTTG TGTCCAGACCCTCACTTCAAGAAAAAACATCATAAAAGAAGAGTGGTGCAGAAGCCTTTGGTTGAATCCATTGTGAATAATTTAGCACACGGTGGACAG ATAGTGTTGATCCAAGTTTACCTTGTGATGGTGATGGATGGGTATTGA
- the LOC104236865 gene encoding uncharacterized protein isoform X4: MFRYLHFSPLLSLLTFEHFVAMAYYYLYSTIPKKPLTSFFISSPHIIFKYSLHKFVPSTTPSLFPSRHRSKYCTWVSAVSCSVAETDEQHHIARYWQSSNKAACQPSATCSHEVPNWKEVFRDATLPLMVDIGSGSGRFLMWLAKRNSSSKNFLGLEIRPKLVTRAEYWVNELGLKNVHFISTNAMVSFQRLVSTYPGPLMLVSILCPDPHFKKKHHKRRVVQKPLVESIVNNLAHGGQIVLIQVYLVMVMDGY, encoded by the exons ATGTTCCGTTATCTACATTTTTCTCCCTTATTATCCCTCCTTACATTTGAGCATTTCGTGGCCATGGCTTACTACTACTTATACTCCACCATACCCAAGAAACCTCTAACCTCATTCTTCATTTCCTCTCCCCATATCATCTTCAAATACTCTCTTCACAAATTCGTTCCTTCTACAACTCCATCACTTTTTCCCTCTCGCCACCGTTCCAAGTATTGCACATGGGTGTCAGCTGTTTCATGTTCTGTAGCTGAGACAGATGAACAACACCATATCGCAA GATATTGGCAATCTTCGAATAAGGCCGCATGTCAACCCTCTGCGACGTGCTCTCATG AAGTACCGAACTGGAAGGAGGTGTTCAGGGATGCAACATTGCCTCTGATGGTGGATATTGGGAGTG GTAGTGGGAGATTTCTTATGTGGCTAGCTAAAAGAAATTCTTCATCCAAGAATTTTCTGGGATTGGAAATTCGGCCTAAG TTGGTCACACGGGCTGAGTACTGGGTAAATGAGCTGGGTCTGAAAAATGT ACATTTCATATCTACCAACGCCATGGTTTCCTTCCAACGACTTGTATCTACATATCCTGGACCACTGATGCTAGTTTCAATCTTG TGTCCAGACCCTCACTTCAAGAAAAAACATCATAAAAGAAGAGTGGTGCAGAAGCCTTTGGTTGAATCCATTGTGAATAATTTAGCACACGGTGGACAG ATAGTGTTGATCCAAGTTTACCTTGTGATGGTGATGGATGGGTATTGA
- the LOC104236865 gene encoding uncharacterized protein isoform X1 → MFRYLHFSPLLSLLTFEHFVAMAYYYLYSTIPKKPLTSFFISSPHIIFKYSLHKFVPSTTPSLFPSRHRSKYCTWVSAVSCSVAETDEQHHIASNGLVHKEYADLNLSDLFCEDIGNLRIRPHVNPLRRALMIPAEVPNWKEVFRDATLPLMVDIGSGSGRFLMWLAKRNSSSKNFLGLEIRPKLVTRAEYWVNELGLKNVHFISTNAMVSFQRLVSTYPGPLMLVSILCPDPHFKKKHHKRRVVQKPLVESIVNNLAHGGQIFIQSDVLDVAVDMRNYFDDVSNKLVHIDSVDPSLPCDGDGWVLNNPMGIRTEREIHAEFEGCKIYRRVYQKVQH, encoded by the exons ATGTTCCGTTATCTACATTTTTCTCCCTTATTATCCCTCCTTACATTTGAGCATTTCGTGGCCATGGCTTACTACTACTTATACTCCACCATACCCAAGAAACCTCTAACCTCATTCTTCATTTCCTCTCCCCATATCATCTTCAAATACTCTCTTCACAAATTCGTTCCTTCTACAACTCCATCACTTTTTCCCTCTCGCCACCGTTCCAAGTATTGCACATGGGTGTCAGCTGTTTCATGTTCTGTAGCTGAGACAGATGAACAACACCATATCGCAAGTAATGGACTTGTACACAAAGAATATGCTGACCTTAATCTCTCTGACTTATTTTGTGAG GATATTGGCAATCTTCGAATAAGGCCGCATGTCAACCCTCTGCGACGTGCTCTCATG ATTCCTGCAGAAGTACCGAACTGGAAGGAGGTGTTCAGGGATGCAACATTGCCTCTGATGGTGGATATTGGGAGTG GTAGTGGGAGATTTCTTATGTGGCTAGCTAAAAGAAATTCTTCATCCAAGAATTTTCTGGGATTGGAAATTCGGCCTAAG TTGGTCACACGGGCTGAGTACTGGGTAAATGAGCTGGGTCTGAAAAATGT ACATTTCATATCTACCAACGCCATGGTTTCCTTCCAACGACTTGTATCTACATATCCTGGACCACTGATGCTAGTTTCAATCTTG TGTCCAGACCCTCACTTCAAGAAAAAACATCATAAAAGAAGAGTGGTGCAGAAGCCTTTGGTTGAATCCATTGTGAATAATTTAGCACACGGTGGACAG ATCTTTATACAATCTGATGTGCTTGACGTGGCAGTTGACATGAGGAATTATTTTGATGACGTGTCTAATAAACTTGTGCATATAGATAGTGTTGATCCAAGTTTACCTTGTGATGGTGATGGATGGGTATTGAACAACCCAATGGGGATAAGGACTGAGAGGGAGATCCATGCAGAATTTGAAGGTTGCAAAATATACAGAAGGGTTTACCAAAAAGTTCAACATTAA
- the LOC104236865 gene encoding uncharacterized protein isoform X6, which translates to MVDIGSGSGRFLMWLAKRNSSSKNFLGLEIRPKLVTRAEYWVNELGLKNVHFISTNAMVSFQRLVSTYPGPLMLVSILCPDPHFKKKHHKRRVVQKPLVESIVNNLAHGGQIFIQSDVLDVAVDMRNYFDDVSNKLVHIDSVDPSLPCDGDGWVLNNPMGIRTEREIHAEFEGCKIYRRVYQKVQH; encoded by the exons ATGGTGGATATTGGGAGTG GTAGTGGGAGATTTCTTATGTGGCTAGCTAAAAGAAATTCTTCATCCAAGAATTTTCTGGGATTGGAAATTCGGCCTAAG TTGGTCACACGGGCTGAGTACTGGGTAAATGAGCTGGGTCTGAAAAATGT ACATTTCATATCTACCAACGCCATGGTTTCCTTCCAACGACTTGTATCTACATATCCTGGACCACTGATGCTAGTTTCAATCTTG TGTCCAGACCCTCACTTCAAGAAAAAACATCATAAAAGAAGAGTGGTGCAGAAGCCTTTGGTTGAATCCATTGTGAATAATTTAGCACACGGTGGACAG ATCTTTATACAATCTGATGTGCTTGACGTGGCAGTTGACATGAGGAATTATTTTGATGACGTGTCTAATAAACTTGTGCATATAGATAGTGTTGATCCAAGTTTACCTTGTGATGGTGATGGATGGGTATTGAACAACCCAATGGGGATAAGGACTGAGAGGGAGATCCATGCAGAATTTGAAGGTTGCAAAATATACAGAAGGGTTTACCAAAAAGTTCAACATTAA
- the LOC104236865 gene encoding uncharacterized protein isoform X5, which produces MNNTISQDIGNLRIRPHVNPLRRALMIPAEVPNWKEVFRDATLPLMVDIGSGSGRFLMWLAKRNSSSKNFLGLEIRPKLVTRAEYWVNELGLKNVHFISTNAMVSFQRLVSTYPGPLMLVSILCPDPHFKKKHHKRRVVQKPLVESIVNNLAHGGQIFIQSDVLDVAVDMRNYFDDVSNKLVHIDSVDPSLPCDGDGWVLNNPMGIRTEREIHAEFEGCKIYRRVYQKVQH; this is translated from the exons ATGAACAACACCATATCGCAA GATATTGGCAATCTTCGAATAAGGCCGCATGTCAACCCTCTGCGACGTGCTCTCATG ATTCCTGCAGAAGTACCGAACTGGAAGGAGGTGTTCAGGGATGCAACATTGCCTCTGATGGTGGATATTGGGAGTG GTAGTGGGAGATTTCTTATGTGGCTAGCTAAAAGAAATTCTTCATCCAAGAATTTTCTGGGATTGGAAATTCGGCCTAAG TTGGTCACACGGGCTGAGTACTGGGTAAATGAGCTGGGTCTGAAAAATGT ACATTTCATATCTACCAACGCCATGGTTTCCTTCCAACGACTTGTATCTACATATCCTGGACCACTGATGCTAGTTTCAATCTTG TGTCCAGACCCTCACTTCAAGAAAAAACATCATAAAAGAAGAGTGGTGCAGAAGCCTTTGGTTGAATCCATTGTGAATAATTTAGCACACGGTGGACAG ATCTTTATACAATCTGATGTGCTTGACGTGGCAGTTGACATGAGGAATTATTTTGATGACGTGTCTAATAAACTTGTGCATATAGATAGTGTTGATCCAAGTTTACCTTGTGATGGTGATGGATGGGTATTGAACAACCCAATGGGGATAAGGACTGAGAGGGAGATCCATGCAGAATTTGAAGGTTGCAAAATATACAGAAGGGTTTACCAAAAAGTTCAACATTAA
- the LOC104236865 gene encoding uncharacterized protein isoform X2 codes for MFRYLHFSPLLSLLTFEHFVAMAYYYLYSTIPKKPLTSFFISSPHIIFKYSLHKFVPSTTPSLFPSRHRSKYCTWVSAVSCSVAETDEQHHIARYWQSSNKAACQPSATCSHEVPNWKEVFRDATLPLMVDIGSGSGRFLMWLAKRNSSSKNFLGLEIRPKLVTRAEYWVNELGLKNVHFISTNAMVSFQRLVSTYPGPLMLVSILCPDPHFKKKHHKRRVVQKPLVESIVNNLAHGGQIFIQSDVLDVAVDMRNYFDDVSNKLVHIDSVDPSLPCDGDGWVLNNPMGIRTEREIHAEFEGCKIYRRVYQKVQH; via the exons ATGTTCCGTTATCTACATTTTTCTCCCTTATTATCCCTCCTTACATTTGAGCATTTCGTGGCCATGGCTTACTACTACTTATACTCCACCATACCCAAGAAACCTCTAACCTCATTCTTCATTTCCTCTCCCCATATCATCTTCAAATACTCTCTTCACAAATTCGTTCCTTCTACAACTCCATCACTTTTTCCCTCTCGCCACCGTTCCAAGTATTGCACATGGGTGTCAGCTGTTTCATGTTCTGTAGCTGAGACAGATGAACAACACCATATCGCAA GATATTGGCAATCTTCGAATAAGGCCGCATGTCAACCCTCTGCGACGTGCTCTCATG AAGTACCGAACTGGAAGGAGGTGTTCAGGGATGCAACATTGCCTCTGATGGTGGATATTGGGAGTG GTAGTGGGAGATTTCTTATGTGGCTAGCTAAAAGAAATTCTTCATCCAAGAATTTTCTGGGATTGGAAATTCGGCCTAAG TTGGTCACACGGGCTGAGTACTGGGTAAATGAGCTGGGTCTGAAAAATGT ACATTTCATATCTACCAACGCCATGGTTTCCTTCCAACGACTTGTATCTACATATCCTGGACCACTGATGCTAGTTTCAATCTTG TGTCCAGACCCTCACTTCAAGAAAAAACATCATAAAAGAAGAGTGGTGCAGAAGCCTTTGGTTGAATCCATTGTGAATAATTTAGCACACGGTGGACAG ATCTTTATACAATCTGATGTGCTTGACGTGGCAGTTGACATGAGGAATTATTTTGATGACGTGTCTAATAAACTTGTGCATATAGATAGTGTTGATCCAAGTTTACCTTGTGATGGTGATGGATGGGTATTGAACAACCCAATGGGGATAAGGACTGAGAGGGAGATCCATGCAGAATTTGAAGGTTGCAAAATATACAGAAGGGTTTACCAAAAAGTTCAACATTAA